CCGAAGGAACGTTCGATCGCGTGCTGTGCGGCGCCGCGCTGTGGCAGATGGACGAGATCGAACGTGTCGTAGCGGAGCTTTCCGCGCTCGTACGTCCAGGTGGACGGCTGTGCTTCACGCTGGTCGCGAGCTACGTCGGCGCCGCGGAGGGGGACGACGGCATGGCCGCGTTTGCACCCGCGCTGGCACGCCTGGCGAAGGGGCGCGCCCCGCGCGCGGAGGCGAGCTTCGCCGCGCCCACCCTCGAACGGATCCTGGCGGCCCTGTCGCCATTGCGCGCCACCACTCGGCCCTTCACGCACCGGCAGACCGCGGAAGAGTACCGCGATTGGCTGAAGATCCCGGTGCTGACGGACGCGCTCCTGCCGGATCTCTCGCCCGACGAGCGCGCGCGTCGCATCGACGCCGCCTTCGCGGGGCTGAGGGCGGAGCGGGAGGAGACGTGGATCGTGGTGACGGCGACGTAGCGGGATCATCGATGTACACTCCCCCCTCGCGATGGCGTGGTGGGACAAGCTCAAGGGGTGGTTGGCGAGCGGGACGGACGTCCCCGAAGTCGCACGAGACGAGGCGAGCGAATCGGACGTACGAAGTGAGGCGGCGGCGGGCGAGCCGGTGCGATCCGACACCGAGATCGAGCGCGAAGCGCGCGCGCTGTTCACTGCCGGCGACTCAGCGGGTGCCATTGCTCTGCTGCGTAACGCGGCCGTGCTCTTCGCTGCGCACCAAGATTCCGACTTACCCTGTCTCTGCGCTGGCTGTCTCGAGCCCGAGCTTGCCGGTGCCGAGCACGACGGCATCCGCTACGTGCGGGAGTTCACCATCGCGAGCCATCGCGTGCTGTTCTTCTGGATGCCGGAAGAGCTCGCAGCGAATGCCAAACAGGTTCGCAAGTCGCTGCGGGCGGAGCTCCGGCGCCAACTGGACCGACGAGCGAGGCAGGTGGACAAGCCCCGGACGGGCATCAATCCCTTCACCAAGGAGCGCATCGAGATTCCGCCCCGGCGGCCGCGCCCTGTGACCAATCCGTTCATCGGGGAGAAGGTTGGGTGACTGAGTCGCGTCGCGAGCGGATCGAGCATATCCGAAGGCTCCAACCGAGTCGTGTGGAGGACATGTTCGAGCTCCGTGACGCGATCCTCTGCGATCGCAATGCCTCGGTGCGCGCGGTGGCCTTGCTGCGACTCAAGGGCCCGGCCGCGCGGGCGTGCCTGCCGTACGTGCGGGAAGCCGCCGTTGATCGGGCGCCGACCGTACGCGAGGCCGCGTTTGCGGTACTGGCTCGAGCCCGCGACACCGAGTCTCTGAATAGGGCCGAGGCGGCCTGTCGTTACGATCGCTCGTTCCGGGTTCGGCGTGCCGCGACGCTCTTTGCGGCACGCAGCTGCGGAGCGGCGGGGCAGAACGTGCTGCGGCTCGCTGCCGCGGACCCGTTCTGGCGGGTTTCCGTGGTTGCCCGTCGCGAGCTCGCGAGACTGGGCATGGAGCTCGAGCTCGATGCGCCCCCCGAGCCCCCATTCACTCCGTTCGAGGGCGGTGATCCGGATCCCGCCGTCGTGGCCGCGCGTCTCGCGCGCGCCGTCGAGCCTCTAGAGCTGCGCGGGCTGCTCGCCGCTCTGGGTCACTCCCACGAGTCGCTGCGGCGCTTCGCAGTCAAGACCATTGCCGCATCCGGTTCACTCGACGTCCTGATCGAAGCCACCCGCTGGTTCGACGACGAGCGCTTTGCCTACGGTCCCGAGGCGGCGCAGGCGACGCTGGCGCGGGCCGGAACGTTGGGTAACGATGCGGCGCGCGCGGTGTTGCAGTGCGAATCCGCTTCCTCGGGCGCGCTTTCGTGGGCGCTGTCTGCCACGCCCCAGGCGCTGGACTGGCGGCAGTTGGAAGCGCTGGCCGTCCATGCGGACTCTCGCGTGCGCCGCGCCGCGGTCGCCCGTCTGCCCGAAGTGGCGCCGCACAGAGATGCATTGTTTTCACTGATGCGGCAGCTGCTCAGCGATGCCGATGGACTCGTCCGCGAGCATGCCGCCTTCTGGTTGGCTCGCACGAAGAGCCGCGACGCCCGGGCCGCGCTCCTCGAGCTCGATCCCTCCGAGCAGCTCACGCCCGTGCGAGCATTGCTCGTAGAGCTCCACGCGGATCTGCATCACTTCGACGGACTTCGCTCACTGGCCTCCGACGCGCACGTCGCCGTCCGAGCGCCCGCCCTTCGCGCACTGAGTGAAGCACGGTGTCTTTCGTCCGGCGAGCTCGATGCCGCCGAAGCCGACCCGGACCCGTGGGTTCGGGCTGCGGTGGTCGCTCAAGAGCGCGCGTTCAAGGGCCTTGCGGATGCTTCGTCCCTCGTGCGTCGTGCCGCGCTCGACATCGCGGAAGACGACGTGCGCACCCACTGGGCGCTCCACGATGGCTTTCGCGATGTCGAACCGTCCATGCGAGCGGAGGCCGCACGCATCGCTGCACACGACGCGAGTGACGCCGCGGCCCTGGCATTGCTCGCGCTCGCACGCGACGGGGACTTCGGAGTCCGCGGCTTTGCCGTCGAGACGCTCTAC
This region of Polyangiaceae bacterium genomic DNA includes:
- a CDS encoding class I SAM-dependent methyltransferase is translated as MPGSFAFGWDAAETARTYEHFCERHDRYRRANAELLTDAELFSAAQVLDFAAGTGRTAEAALKTLGSDGRVLCVEPARAMRAIGQRRVTDPRVAWFPELPAEGTFDRVLCGAALWQMDEIERVVAELSALVRPGGRLCFTLVASYVGAAEGDDGMAAFAPALARLAKGRAPRAEASFAAPTLERILAALSPLRATTRPFTHRQTAEEYRDWLKIPVLTDALLPDLSPDERARRIDAAFAGLRAEREETWIVVTAT
- a CDS encoding aldo/keto reductase, producing the protein MFELRDAILCDRNASVRAVALLRLKGPAARACLPYVREAAVDRAPTVREAAFAVLARARDTESLNRAEAACRYDRSFRVRRAATLFAARSCGAAGQNVLRLAAADPFWRVSVVARRELARLGMELELDAPPEPPFTPFEGGDPDPAVVAARLARAVEPLELRGLLAALGHSHESLRRFAVKTIAASGSLDVLIEATRWFDDERFAYGPEAAQATLARAGTLGNDAARAVLQCESASSGALSWALSATPQALDWRQLEALAVHADSRVRRAAVARLPEVAPHRDALFSLMRQLLSDADGLVREHAAFWLARTKSRDARAALLELDPSEQLTPVRALLVELHADLHHFDGLRSLASDAHVAVRAPALRALSEARCLSSGELDAAEADPDPWVRAAVVAQERAFKGLADASSLVRRAALDIAEDDVRTHWALHDGFRDVEPSMRAEAARIAAHDASDAAALALLALARDGDFGVRGFAVETLYDRLPQLRALLTAGTPTADQRVALYTALRLGGERDLPDDVDPNVAAHIALLQDVESGGVSRVPVQRVVAAETKRELPTGPRRPLGNSGIVVGPFGLSGAYDLRRRDFALARERGVNLYFWEPTHFELARFLRTREGRDSIVVAGTYEADPNLIEKDVRRVLRALRRDSIDVFLAFWTRSSTRLDEIAESFEALQRRGLIRARGISTHDRSLACEASARGLEVVMVRHNAAHRGAEAHVFPDCVRRGTGVLTFSNLCYGRMLQRTPVRLSAPVTAPDCYRYSLSQPGVSACVAAPRRYRELIENLEVLSTPELESGRARELREHGDHVYERSKGWRVESAPPQEQRVPLLEPAHFEATAMHP